In Helianthus annuus cultivar XRQ/B chromosome 8, HanXRQr2.0-SUNRISE, whole genome shotgun sequence, a single genomic region encodes these proteins:
- the LOC110873119 gene encoding uncharacterized protein LOC110873119 isoform X1: protein MDATTRWWWRVAARSERESEREQKERERQSKRRTNQTPVDPWRPEKRGDVPTTYRFSGHMMPMCLKTRMILMGGGGWCWPTAALTAGAMLSTAVAVMVVVLFTFQVCGLVQVQSSVGSGDISGLGSVRFNKTGYGPNLVHLRSRFGSVRFQFRLRFRSVLGGSRSRHGQN, encoded by the exons ATGGATGCCACCACCAGATGGTGGTGGCGTGTGGCGGCGAGATCAGAgcgagagagtgagagagagcaGAAAGAGAGGGAACGACAGAGTAAACGGAGAACCAACCAAACACCGGTCGATCCCTGGCGGCCGGAAAAACGTGGCGACGTACCGACGACATACCG CTTTTCCGGCCATATGATGCCGATGTGTTTGAAGACGAGGATGATATTGATGGGGGGAGGGGGGTGGTGTTGGCCGACGGCGGCGCTCACCGCCGGAGCCATGCTGTCTACGGCAGTGGCGGTAATGGTGGTGGTTTTATTCACGTTTCAAGTTTGTGGGTTGGTTCAAGTTCAATCAAGTGTCGGTTCGGGTGACATCTCGGGtcttggttcggttcggttcaacAAGACAGGTTACGGGCCAAACTTAGTCCACCTCAGGTCACGATTTGGTTCGGTCAGATTTCAGTTCAGATTACGGTTCAGGTCAGTTTTGGGTGGTTCTCGTTCACGACACGGTCAAAATTAG
- the LOC110873119 gene encoding uncharacterized protein LOC110873119 isoform X2 has protein sequence MPPPDGGGVWRRDQSERVRESRKRGNDRVNGEPTKHRSIPGGRKNVATYRRHTDEDDIDGGRGVVLADGGAHRRSHAVYGSGGNGGGFIHVSSLWVGSSSIKCRFG, from the exons ATGCCACCACCAGATGGTGGTGGCGTGTGGCGGCGAGATCAGAgcgagagagtgagagagagcaGAAAGAGAGGGAACGACAGAGTAAACGGAGAACCAACCAAACACCGGTCGATCCCTGGCGGCCGGAAAAACGTGGCGACGTACCGACGACATACCG ACGAGGATGATATTGATGGGGGGAGGGGGGTGGTGTTGGCCGACGGCGGCGCTCACCGCCGGAGCCATGCTGTCTACGGCAGTGGCGGTAATGGTGGTGGTTTTATTCACGTTTCAAGTTTGTGGGTTGGTTCAAGTTCAATCAAGTGTCGGTTCGGGTGA